The following coding sequences are from one Novosphingobium sp. KACC 22771 window:
- a CDS encoding argininosuccinate synthase, with translation MSDIKRVVLAYSGGLDTSVILKWLQVTYNCEVVTFTADLGQGEELAPARAKAELMGVKPEHIYIDDLREEFVRDFVFPMMRANARYEGDYLLGTSIARPLISKRLIEIARETGADAVSHGATGKGNDQVRFELSAYALEPGIKVIAPWREWDLTSRTALIKWAEEHQIPVPKDKRGESPFSTDANLLHTSSEGKVLEDPWQETPDYVYSRTVNPEDAPDAPEYIEIEFEKGDGVALNGEAMSPATLLAALNDLGRKHGIGRLDLVENRFVGMKSRGMYETPGGEIYARAHRGIESITLDRGAAHLKDEIMPKYAELIYNGFWFSPEREMLQAAIDHSQAKVSGTVRLKLYKGGAYVVGRKSPYSLYSERHVTFEDDAGAYDQKDAAGFIKLNALRLKLLANQK, from the coding sequence ATGTCAGACATCAAGCGCGTCGTTCTCGCCTATTCGGGCGGGCTTGACACCTCGGTCATCCTCAAGTGGCTGCAAGTCACCTATAATTGCGAAGTGGTGACCTTCACCGCCGATCTGGGTCAGGGCGAAGAACTGGCCCCGGCCCGCGCCAAGGCCGAGCTGATGGGTGTGAAGCCCGAGCATATCTATATCGACGACCTGCGCGAGGAATTCGTGCGCGATTTCGTCTTCCCGATGATGCGCGCCAATGCCCGCTATGAAGGCGACTATCTGTTGGGCACCTCGATCGCGCGCCCGCTGATTTCCAAGCGTCTGATTGAAATCGCCCGCGAAACCGGCGCGGACGCCGTTTCGCATGGCGCCACCGGCAAGGGCAACGATCAGGTTCGCTTCGAACTCTCGGCCTATGCTCTCGAACCCGGTATCAAGGTCATTGCACCGTGGCGCGAATGGGATCTGACCAGCCGCACCGCGTTGATCAAGTGGGCCGAAGAGCACCAGATCCCCGTCCCCAAGGACAAGCGCGGCGAAAGCCCGTTCAGCACCGACGCCAACCTGCTGCACACCTCGTCGGAAGGCAAGGTTCTGGAAGATCCCTGGCAGGAAACTCCGGATTATGTGTACAGCCGCACGGTTAATCCCGAGGACGCGCCGGACGCCCCGGAATATATCGAAATCGAGTTCGAAAAGGGCGATGGCGTTGCTCTGAACGGCGAGGCGATGAGCCCCGCGACGCTGCTGGCCGCTCTCAATGATCTGGGCCGCAAGCATGGCATCGGTCGTCTCGATCTGGTCGAAAACCGCTTTGTCGGCATGAAGTCGCGCGGCATGTACGAAACGCCCGGTGGCGAGATCTATGCCCGCGCGCATCGCGGCATCGAATCGATCACGCTGGATCGCGGCGCGGCTCATCTCAAGGATGAGATCATGCCCAAGTATGCCGAACTGATCTACAACGGCTTCTGGTTCAGCCCCGAGCGCGAAATGCTGCAGGCCGCCATCGACCATTCGCAAGCCAAGGTCTCGGGCACGGTGCGGTTGAAGCTCTATAAGGGCGGCGCCTATGTCGTGGGCCGTAAGTCGCCCTACTCGCTCTATTCCGAACGCCATGTGACCTTCGAAGATGACGCGGGCGCCTATGACCAGAAGGACGCCGCCGGCTTCATCAAGCTGAACGCGCTGCGTCTGAAGCTGTTGGCGAACCAGAAGTAA